The DNA region GGCCAGCGGCGCATCCTTGGCGAACATGAACGAGTATTTCTCGCCCGTGGCGATCCGCTGGACGACCTTCAGGTTCGGCTTGTCCTTGACGTAATATTGCAGCGCCGGGATATCGGAAATGTAGCCATCTATGCGTCCGGCCGTCAGGTCGAGCATCGCCGGGGAAAGGCCCTCGTAGCGGCTGACCTCGCCCAGCTTCAAACCCGGTCCGTTTTCGGTCACCCACATGTCGCCGGTCGAGCCAGTATCGACTCCAACCGTCTTGCCCTCCATCTCGTCCAGCGATGCCGGTCCGTCGGCGAGCACCGTCAGGGATTGGTCGCTGTCGTAATAGGGCTGGGCAAAGCTCACGGATTTCAGCCGCTCTCCGGTGATGGTGATCGACGACATCGCCATGTCGATCCGACCCGATTGGACCGCCGAGAACAGGCCATTGAAGGGAATGTTCACGATGTCCAGTTCGCGGCCCAGCTTTTCGGCGACGACCGCGGCCAGATCGACCTCGAAGCCGGTAAACTTGCCGTCGGCATCCTGGAACTCCCAGGGAACGTTTCCGATGTTCGCGCCGACCTCAAGCTTTTCCATCGCCTGCGCTGTCCCAAAGGCCATCGCGGCGGCAAGAACGGCCGAGGGTATGATCTTTTTCAGCATTCGCTTTGTCTCCCTGTAAGAGTTATTGTGTTCTACCACAGACTGGTCGGACCAGTCATACCGGTATGGGCACTATGGCAAAGTGAAGGCAACTGTGTCATGCGTTTTCTTGCCGGATGAAAAGCGGATGAGCGCGGCGCTGCAAAAATTTAGGGCAGGAACGATGCACGAGGACGACAGCAAGCTGCCGGTGACCGAAATGGTGACCCGGCGTATCCAGGAGATGATCCGCAGCGGTGAAATCCCCAAGAACAGCAAGTTGCCTTCGCAGCGTATCCTCGCGCAGCAACTGGGGGTTTCCCGCACCTCGCTGCGCGAGGCGCTTCTGACACTGGAAACCTTGGGTCTCCTCAGGACGCTTCCCGCGCGCGGAACCTTCGTTCGGGAAACCGGTCCGGGAGCGGCGCAAGCCGCGATGACCTGGCGCTATGACGCGCAATTCTCCTTGTCCGAGGTGTTTGAGACGCGCGCGATGGTTGAAACCGAGATGTGCAGGTTGGCAGCGGCGGTGGTCACGCCGGCCCGGCTTGACGAAATCTCGGATGCCGCCCGCATGTTCGAAGGGGCATGGCGCAGCGGCGACCTGGTGGCCCATGTCGATGCAGATCTGCGCTTTCACAGCCTGATTGCGGAAACCTGTTCGAACTCGATGCTGCGGATGCTTTACCGCTCCATTCACGCCGTACTGACCGAAAGCCAGCGCGCCCCCATTCCGAATACGGCCGTATCTCGAATGGAGGCCTCGATCTCAGAACATCAGGCCATCGTAAGGGCTCTTCGAAGCCACAATCCTTCTGTCGCCGCAGAAGCGATGCGCCGTCATATCGAAAACACGGCCGCTATCGCCGGAGTTGACCTGCGCCCGGTTTGAGCAAGTCTCGCGTATTCGCGACAGGAAACGCGAACCATCTCACTTGCGAGATCGATGCGGATCTCGACGATTCCGTCCCCCGATCTCGCACGTGCTGCCATCACGGCAGATCGCGGCCGCTCCCCACCTCGCCATGCTCGGATCGTGGCAATTACCGGATGCCGGCCTGGACCCGATCGAGCCAGTTGTTGCAATACGGGTTGGGATGGCCACCGCTTTGACCGTCCCATGCCTGCATACGTCGCCGGTTGATCGAATGATTCCGCTGCGCGAAAGGGTGCCTGCTTCGATCTTGTCGTCCGAACCTTGACCGCGCGATTGGGCATCCCGTCGCGAACGGGTGAGATGCACGATACCCAGGCGCTAGAGGTGCCGGATCGCATAGACCTCCGCCTCGGCCTCGGCCTCGGTCCGTTTCCCGCCCGAGCAAGCGGGGCGGGGTGATGGTGACGTTGCCCAGAACAGCCAGATGCGAATGAAGCGCATAATTCTGAAGTCGTCTCCATTCGCAGGCGGCCCACCCGCCGTCGCGTCCCAGGGGGGCGCCTATCAGCCGAAGCATGCCGGGATGAACCCACTGCTCTCGCCACGCGGGATGGTCGAATTTCCCCGATCCCGACTGTCAGATCAGCAGCACCTTCTGGCCCGGCATCACCGTCAAGCTGAGGTGATGCAGCACTCGCAGGTCACCGATCGCCCCCGATATCGCCTCAATCCCGACGATTGGCGCGGCCGTCCTATCTTTCCCGCTCATTACGAGGACTCAGACCTCGCCAGTCATGAACAGGGTGCGATCTTGGGCGCTGCCGTGGATTGCGAGCCTGAAAGCATCCGACCATTGCCCGTGTTGTAAAGGCTCCAGCCATGCCCGACCGGCACGCAATCGCGGATCTTGTGGACCAGTCCCGAACCCGTGGAGGCGTCGCAAACCGTGCCTCGCATCGGGGCGCCGTCGCGACGAGAGGACCGAAGCGCACCGCGTTGACCTGGCGCGAGACGGGCGCGTCAAGGCATGAGTGCAGCTCCAGTTGTCCGCCCGCCTGAGCGGGCTGACCGCCCGGGTCCAGATGCCGCGCCGTCAGCTTTGCTGTCACCAGCAGGCCGGGGGATCAGGACGGGGTCGGCATCGATGCCGAAGGCACGCGGGCCAAGAAGGCGCTTGCCGCTTTCTCTGCGCCAGCAATCGTCAAGCGCCGGGCAGGTGAAGATGATGACCTTCTGGCCCGGCACGACGTCGCCCAGCGTCACCAGCGGCGTCAGGTCCGAGGCATCGAGGATCGCGATCACATCGGGGCTGGAGGCAAGCAGCCTGCCCTGCTCGCGCACCAGATGGTGTTCGTTCTTGACGAAGACCTGAATTTCATGGCCGGTCTCGTCATTTACGAAAATGTAGTCGAATTCGCGGAAGGCATAGGGCTCGCGACTGCGCCAGCGGGTCTCGCGCAAGGTGGCGCGCGCGGTGATCCGGCCACCCGTCGCCCGGGCCAGCGCGGCCAGCCGGTTTTCGACGCGATCCGCGCTGTTCAGGATCGTGCCGAGGCTCCAGGCCTGATGGATGCTGCCGGGCACGAGGCCTTGCGCGAAGCGTGCGATCGGGGCGGCATGGACGGTCGCGGCGAGCCCCCTTCCCTGCACCGCCCGGCAAATCTGGCGCGCCATGCGATCGGCCATACCGGATGAGGCAAGTCCCGACAACACGGTCTGGCCGCCAAAGCGATCGGCAAGACCGACCGGGCCGATGCCCACGCCCGCAAGCGCCATCTTGGTCAGGCCAAGCTCGGGGATCGAGCGCCCGGTGCAATCGGAATCGAGGACCGGAATTCCCAGCCGATCCGCCGCGATCAGTGTCGCGGCCGTCGCCATTGCCCCCAACTCGACCACCGCCACGGCCCCGACTGGACGGCCCAGATGCGCGCCGACGGCCAAAATGCTTGCCGCGAAGCGCTCGGCCATGCCGATGTCAGTTGCTGGCAAGTCAAGAGCGCGGCGCTCCTCGGGGGAAAAATCCGCATCCGGGTCGCGGCCGCCGATGACGATAGTCGCGGCAGCAAGGGTGTCGGGTGGCAGGGTATCGGGGGAAACGAAGTTCGGCAGCCAACTTGGCCCGAAATGCCCGCGCAACATCTCGAGCGCCGGCGCCGCCCGCCCGCCTCCACCAGTGCCGAAAAAGGCCAGCCCGCAGAACAGGTCGTCCAGCGCGCTCATGCCGAAGCCTCCGCCGCATAGATCACCAGCCCCAGCCGGGTTGCCGCGAAGCCGTTGCATTCATTGCGCTCCTGCGGGCAATTCGAGATCGCGACCACGACATTGCGCTCGGCGATCAAGTCGACGAAATCGCCGGGCTTCGAGACCGGCTCGATCACCTCGATATGGCCGTCTGCCTCGACCGGGACATTCATGAAGACGTTGAACGGATAGGGAATCTCTCGGATAGTGACGCCATAGGGGGCCATGACCGCCGCAAGATTATCGCGGCAATTGGGCTGGTGTTCGGCCTCGGGGCCGTAGCGGAACCGGTTCAGCCCCCGGCAGCAAGACCCCGCCAAGACGTCATGGCAACCCACTGTGTCATGGCCGATCCGCAGCAGCGGCCGGGCGTCCACCGAGTAAAGGTAATCCCCCGTCGTCAGGTGGATATTTCCCTTGAGCATGACCGAGACATTGGGCGAGAATTTCTCGGCCAGGTCGTCGCGGTTGAAGCAGATCAGATCCGCGACCTGCTGCCCGTCCAGATCGACCACACGCAGGGTCTGGCCTTTCTCCAATTCGACGGCCACGCGCCCCTGCGGCGGGATGATCTGCGTCCTGAGGCGCGACCCGGGTTCTTGCGCGAGGGCGCGGGCCACGATCGCCTCGTCGATCCGATCAAATGAAGTCATGGAAATCTCCGGCAATTATCTTGGATTGCGCAGGGCGAAGGTTCGGCTTCGTTGCTGCGGGCTGGATGTCGGAAGGGTCGGCTCGAAGGCCAGGATGCAGCGCGAGATGAGCAGCGCGGCCAGCCAATAGGCGGCAGTCAGCAGGATAAAGACCGGCACGGTGCGGAAGGTCTCGGCCTGCACGACAAGCCCGGCATGGGTCATTTCGGGCACGGTGATGACGGATAGGACGGCGGATTCCTTCAGCAGCATGATTGCCACGATCCGTGCCATCGGCACGAAGATCCGGGCAAGCTGAGGGGCGATAACCTTGAAAAGTGCCTGCCATGACCGCAGTCCAAGGGCATGGGCTGCCTCCCATTGCCCGCGCGGGATCTGGGCCAGCGCCGCCCGCAGCCCCTCATGGACATAGGCCGCGCCGTAAAGCGCCAGCGCCACGCCGCCCGTCAGCATGGCCGGCGCGCGGAACAGGTATTTCTGCGTCGCGAAATGCACCAGCAGCAGCACAACCAGAAAGGGCAGCGCGCGCATGGCCTCGATGTAAACGCGCAGCGGGATCGCCGTCGCCGGGAGGCGATGGCGTAGCCAGCCCATGACCGCACCCAGCAGGAAGGCCGCGCAGATCGAGGCACCCGAGATGGCAAGGGTCAGTGTCAGCCCCCGTGCCAGAATCGGGCCATATTCGCCAACCATCCCAAGCATGCCGGTCATGGCCGATCCGCCAGCCGGAAGCGCGCCTCGAGCCGCGCGCCGAGAAAGGCGATGGTCAGGTTGATTGCGGCATAGACGAGGGCCGCAGCCAGCAAGGTCTCGATCGGGCGGTAATTCGCGGCATAGATCTGCTGGGCGCTGCGCATCACATCGGTGACCGTGATCGCCGAGAGCAGCGCCGTGGCCTTGACCACCAGCGTCGCCTCGTTGACCAGGGCCGGGATCATGCCGCGCAGGATCAGCGGGATGCGCAGCTTGAACCAGATCACCGGCGACTTCAGGCCAAGCGCCTCCGCCGCCTCGATCAGGCCCCCGGGAATGGCCTGGAAGGCCCCGCGCAGGGCCTCCTTGAGGAAAAACGCGCTGAAGATCGACAAGGCGGCAATCCCGGCACCAAGGGCACCCAGGTCGATCCCCGCGGCCGGCAGGACGTAATAGGCCATCAGAATCATCACCAGGGGCGGCATGCCGAAGACAAGGCTTTGCATCCCGTGCAGCAGGCGCGTGCCCAGCGAACCGGCACGCGCCTCGAGGAAGGTCAGCGCGATGGCCCCTGCAAGGCCCAGAGCCATCGCCGCGAGAGAGACGCCCAGCGTCATCCGGGCCGCGCCGATCAGGGCAGGAAGTGCGGACCATGTGCTATGAAGGTCAAATGCCACGTCGCGTCCCCGCCCGCTCGCTCAGATCCCGCCCGCCGGCAGGTAGTCGCCGTCGGGCAGTGCCATCGTGAAGCCGAACCATTTTTGCTGCAGTTCGTAAAGCTTGCCGCTGTCGCGCAGCTCTTTCAGGATCACCGAGATCCTGTCCCGCAGATCGGTGTCCGAGGCGCGCGTCACCCAGGCGATATATCGCTGCGCATCGGTGACCGGGCCCGCGACCGCGAAGACATCGGGCTTTTCCTTGGTCAGGGCGGCGGCATTGGGCATGCTTTGCACCACGGCGTCGATCTCGCCTGAGGTCAGGGCCAGATAGGCCTCGGGAAAGCTCGGATAAAGCTTCAGATCGGCGAAGCCCTTGCCGCCCTTGGCCTTCAGGCTGGCATTGGCCTTTTCGGCCTCTTCCTGCGTGGTCGTGCCAAGCTGGGTCCCGACAACCTTGCCCTCAAGATTGGCGACCGAGCTGATGCTGCCATCATCGGCGCGCTTCAGGATGACCTCGCTCGAGACCGCGATCGGATAGGTGAAGGCGTAATTCTTGACGCGCTCTTCGGTCATGCCGACCGAAGTGGCGACGAAATCGAACTTGCTGGCATCAAGCCCCGGAAGGATACCCGAGAAGGGCACATCCAGCTGTTCGACGCTGACCCCGAGCCTTTCTGCGACCAGATCGAGGATGTCCTTGCCATAACCGACGATTCTGCCGTCCTGGACGAATTCGAAGGGCGGGAAGGCCGCCTCGGTCCCTACGGTCACCTGATGCGAGGACTCGATCTTGGCAAGCGTATTGGCATGGGCACCGGTCGCCACGAGCGAGGCCGTGACACAAGCTATGCGCAGCACGTGTGAGAGGCGGTTCATTGTCTGGTTCCCCTGTTTTGTTATGATTCTGTCAGCCGGTTTCCCGTTCAGAGTTTCCGGTCGATCGCTGGCCGTGAAGCATCAATTTGACTGCGGAGCGAGCTTTCAAAGGCATCGCTTAAGGCCGTGATAGGGCTCGTCCGGTCGTTTTGTCGCGGAACGCGGGGGGGAACGGCGCGCGTCATGGTCGGCTGCACATTTAGGCATCCGAGCAGGTTTGAAAATGCACCGCTGCGAGCAGAAATTGGTGCTGGAACGGCTGCGCCCGAAACGGCAATCTCGCCTGGAAGAAAGGGGGAGCAACATGCACGGACAGGAGCTTTGGCGGTTAGGCGCGGTTGAGGCGCGGCGGCTTCTTGGCCCCGAAGGGTTGGCTTCGGGGCGGCTTTGGGATGCCTGCCGCGAACGTATCGTCGCCCGCGACCCCGCGATCTCCGCCTTCCTCCGCGTGAACCCCTCGCGCGGGCCTTTCCCGGCTTCCGGACCCGCGACCGGCATTCCGGTTGGCATCAAGGACATCATCGACACGATCGACATGGCGACGGAGTATGGCTCGCCGATCTATGCCGGCCATCGCCCGCCGCGCGACGCCTGGGTTGTTGCCGGCTTGCGCATGGCGGGCGGGGTCATCGCGGGCAAGACCGCGACGACGGAATTCGCCGGACCGAATGCCACGATCACGCGCAATCCGCATGATCTGACGGCCTCGCCCGGTGGCTCTTCGGCAGGGTCCGCTGCGGCGGTGGCCTCGGGGATGATCCCGCTGGCGCTTGGCACGCAGACAGCAGGATCGATCATCCGCCCCGCGGCTTTTTGTGGCGTCGTCGGTTTCAAGCCGAGCTTTGGCGAAATCGATACGCTTGGCATTCGCCCGGCCTGCACCAGTCTCGATACGGTCGGGATCTTCTCGCGCTCGGTCGAAGACGCGGCTTGGCTCTGGGCCCTTCTGGCGCGGCGTCCTGCGGTTCCAGACATGCCCGCCGCGAGCCTGCACATCGGGCTGTGGCGGCCCGCAGAAATGGACAAGGCCAGCGCTTCCGTCCAAAGCGCATTAGAGGCCGCAGCCAATGCCTTGTCACGCGCCGGTCACCGGGTCGTCGATCTGGCCTTGCCGCCCGCCTTCGTTCATGCCGAAAGCGCTGCCCGCATCATCCTCGAGGCCGAGACCTATCGCTCGACTGCGAGCGAGCTTCTCCATGCGCCCGACCAGATCTCCTCGACCCTGCTTGATGTGGTCATGGCTGGATCGCGGATCGAAGCTGGGATATTGGACCAAGCCCGCCGCACCATCGCGCGAGCCGAGCGGGAATTCGCCCAGCTTGTCGAGGAAACCGACGTTGATGTCGTGATCACCCCGGCAGCGGCAGACGAGGCACCCGCCGATCCAAGTTGGACGGGCGACGCCGTCTTCAACCGAATCTGGACGGCGATCAGCGCGCCCGCCATCACGCTGCCGCAATGCTATGGCGAACGTAGCCTGCCCATCGGCCTGCAGCTTGTCCTGCCGCGATCCCGCGATCAGGCGCTGATCCATGCGGCGACGGTGATCGACAGGATCCTGTTGGCCAGCGCTGATGCCCCGCCGCGGATCTGCTGATTCAGGAACTGCTCATCTTCTGGATGAAGCCCGCCAGTTCCTCGGCAAAGATTGTCGCTGCGGGGGCCAGTGGCACGCCCTTGCGCTGGATCAGGCGCAGGGTCTGAGCCTCGTTCGGGATGCCGACCAGCGGCACATGGACCAGTGAGCCGCGCCCATGCTCGGCATCGACATCGGCAGAGGTCAGGAAGCTGGCCAGACCCGCCGTCGCCACCAAGGACTTCAGCAGGTCGATCGAGTTCGTCTCGGCCACCGGATGCACATAGGCATTCGACGAAGCCAGCATCCGGTCGATGATGCCGCGCATCACCAGATGCGTCGCGGGCAAGGCAAAGGCATGGCCCACGCAATCCGACAGCCGTACCGAGGCCTTTTTCGCGAGCGGATGATCCGGCGCGACCACGACGCCAAGGTTGAAGGATGCCGCGCAGATCAGATTGACCTGCGGCACCAGGTCGATGTCGAAGCCCAGCCCGATCGCCGCCCCGCCCTCGACCACAGTGGCGACGATACGGTCGGCGGGCACGGATTCGACCGCGAAGCGGGTATAGGGATAGCGCGGAATGAAGCGGCCGATCACCTCGGCGATGACATCAGATTGCAGCGCCTCGAGCGTGGCGATGCTGACCGTGGTGCGGCGCATACTCTTCATCTCGTCGATGCGGCCAAGGAAACGCTCGTGATCCTTCAGCGTGCTGCGGATGTGGGTGATCAGCAATTCTCCCGCCGCGGTCAGGCGCACGCCGCGCGGCAGGCGCTCGAAGATCTGATGCCCCAGCAACTCTTCATAGGCGATGATCTGACGGTTGACCGAGGAAGACGATACGTTGAGCTTTTCGGCCG from Paracoccus sp. MBLB3053 includes:
- a CDS encoding LysR family transcriptional regulator — translated: MLHSRLLQYIDQVARYRSIRKAAEKLNVSSSSVNRQIIAYEELLGHQIFERLPRGVRLTAAGELLITHIRSTLKDHERFLGRIDEMKSMRRTTVSIATLEALQSDVIAEVIGRFIPRYPYTRFAVESVPADRIVATVVEGGAAIGLGFDIDLVPQVNLICAASFNLGVVVAPDHPLAKKASVRLSDCVGHAFALPATHLVMRGIIDRMLASSNAYVHPVAETNSIDLLKSLVATAGLASFLTSADVDAEHGRGSLVHVPLVGIPNEAQTLRLIQRKGVPLAPAATIFAEELAGFIQKMSSS
- a CDS encoding amidase, with product MHGQELWRLGAVEARRLLGPEGLASGRLWDACRERIVARDPAISAFLRVNPSRGPFPASGPATGIPVGIKDIIDTIDMATEYGSPIYAGHRPPRDAWVVAGLRMAGGVIAGKTATTEFAGPNATITRNPHDLTASPGGSSAGSAAAVASGMIPLALGTQTAGSIIRPAAFCGVVGFKPSFGEIDTLGIRPACTSLDTVGIFSRSVEDAAWLWALLARRPAVPDMPAASLHIGLWRPAEMDKASASVQSALEAAANALSRAGHRVVDLALPPAFVHAESAARIILEAETYRSTASELLHAPDQISSTLLDVVMAGSRIEAGILDQARRTIARAEREFAQLVEETDVDVVITPAAADEAPADPSWTGDAVFNRIWTAISAPAITLPQCYGERSLPIGLQLVLPRSRDQALIHAATVIDRILLASADAPPRIC
- a CDS encoding urea carboxylase-associated family protein: MTSFDRIDEAIVARALAQEPGSRLRTQIIPPQGRVAVELEKGQTLRVVDLDGQQVADLICFNRDDLAEKFSPNVSVMLKGNIHLTTGDYLYSVDARPLLRIGHDTVGCHDVLAGSCCRGLNRFRYGPEAEHQPNCRDNLAAVMAPYGVTIREIPYPFNVFMNVPVEADGHIEVIEPVSKPGDFVDLIAERNVVVAISNCPQERNECNGFAATRLGLVIYAAEASA
- a CDS encoding transporter substrate-binding domain-containing protein; the encoded protein is MNRLSHVLRIACVTASLVATGAHANTLAKIESSHQVTVGTEAAFPPFEFVQDGRIVGYGKDILDLVAERLGVSVEQLDVPFSGILPGLDASKFDFVATSVGMTEERVKNYAFTYPIAVSSEVILKRADDGSISSVANLEGKVVGTQLGTTTQEEAEKANASLKAKGGKGFADLKLYPSFPEAYLALTSGEIDAVVQSMPNAAALTKEKPDVFAVAGPVTDAQRYIAWVTRASDTDLRDRISVILKELRDSGKLYELQQKWFGFTMALPDGDYLPAGGI
- a CDS encoding DUF917 domain-containing protein, with the protein product MQRLRGNPAGAGDLCGGGFGMSALDDLFCGLAFFGTGGGGRAAPALEMLRGHFGPSWLPNFVSPDTLPPDTLAAATIVIGGRDPDADFSPEERRALDLPATDIGMAERFAASILAVGAHLGRPVGAVAVVELGAMATAATLIAADRLGIPVLDSDCTGRSIPELGLTKMALAGVGIGPVGLADRFGGQTVLSGLASSGMADRMARQICRAVQGRGLAATVHAAPIARFAQGLVPGSIHQAWSLGTILNSADRVENRLAALARATGGRITARATLRETRWRSREPYAFREFDYIFVNDETGHEIQVFVKNEHHLVREQGRLLASSPDVIAILDASDLTPLVTLGDVVPGQKVIIFTCPALDDCWRRESGKRLLGPRAFGIDADPVLIPRPAGDSKADGAASGPGRSARSGGRTTGAALMP
- a CDS encoding FadR/GntR family transcriptional regulator, which gives rise to MHEDDSKLPVTEMVTRRIQEMIRSGEIPKNSKLPSQRILAQQLGVSRTSLREALLTLETLGLLRTLPARGTFVRETGPGAAQAAMTWRYDAQFSLSEVFETRAMVETEMCRLAAAVVTPARLDEISDAARMFEGAWRSGDLVAHVDADLRFHSLIAETCSNSMLRMLYRSIHAVLTESQRAPIPNTAVSRMEASISEHQAIVRALRSHNPSVAAEAMRRHIENTAAIAGVDLRPV
- a CDS encoding ABC transporter permease subunit (The N-terminal region of this protein, as described by TIGR01726, is a three transmembrane segment that identifies a subfamily of ABC transporter permease subunits, which specificities that include histidine, arginine, glutamine, glutamate, L-cystine (sic), the opines (in Agrobacterium) octopine and nopaline, etc.), with amino-acid sequence MAFDLHSTWSALPALIGAARMTLGVSLAAMALGLAGAIALTFLEARAGSLGTRLLHGMQSLVFGMPPLVMILMAYYVLPAAGIDLGALGAGIAALSIFSAFFLKEALRGAFQAIPGGLIEAAEALGLKSPVIWFKLRIPLILRGMIPALVNEATLVVKATALLSAITVTDVMRSAQQIYAANYRPIETLLAAALVYAAINLTIAFLGARLEARFRLADRP
- a CDS encoding amino acid ABC transporter permease — protein: MTGMLGMVGEYGPILARGLTLTLAISGASICAAFLLGAVMGWLRHRLPATAIPLRVYIEAMRALPFLVVLLLVHFATQKYLFRAPAMLTGGVALALYGAAYVHEGLRAALAQIPRGQWEAAHALGLRSWQALFKVIAPQLARIFVPMARIVAIMLLKESAVLSVITVPEMTHAGLVVQAETFRTVPVFILLTAAYWLAALLISRCILAFEPTLPTSSPQQRSRTFALRNPR
- a CDS encoding transporter substrate-binding domain-containing protein; translation: MLKKIIPSAVLAAAMAFGTAQAMEKLEVGANIGNVPWEFQDADGKFTGFEVDLAAVVAEKLGRELDIVNIPFNGLFSAVQSGRIDMAMSSITITGERLKSVSFAQPYYDSDQSLTVLADGPASLDEMEGKTVGVDTGSTGDMWVTENGPGLKLGEVSRYEGLSPAMLDLTAGRIDGYISDIPALQYYVKDKPNLKVVQRIATGEKYSFMFAKDAPLAAQVDGIITELKQDGTLAALHEKWFGAAPEAGTSTVTVLDMPKAE